Within the Iamia sp. SCSIO 61187 genome, the region AAGCATGACCAAGCCCACGAAGGCGGGGATCTGCTTGAGGAGGGCGGGCCGACCCTTCGTCTGGGCGACGACGACGGTGAGGATGCCGCCGAGCGAGGCGACGAGGGCGAGGGCGACACCCGCGGTGCCGAGAGCCGAGTTCACCCTCGGAACCGATACGTCGAGTTGTCGGCCTGGCGCAGCTCGGTGGGTCGCAGCGCTTCGCCAGTCCGGCCGTCACCGTCCTCGAGAGCGGATAGGGGTGCGCACCGAGGATGCGGCGTGAGTTCTGGCGCACCTAGCATCGGTGGGCGACGATAACATCGGCACTCGACATCAGACGCCTCGGAACCAGCGAGCCGATGCGTCGCCAGCGGCGCTCACCCGCACTCCTCGAGCGACTGGTTGAGCAGCGACTGGTTGATCTTCTCGCACAGCCTCTCGGCCGAGATCTCGCGTCGCGAGACGTCGACGATGGTGCCGTCGGCGTCGATGAGGAACGTCGTCGGGAACGTGGTGACCTCGAGGGCGCGACCGAGGGCACCGTCCACGTCCTGCGCCAGGTCGTAGGTCACGCCCGTCCGGGCGACCATGCGGGTTGCGGCCTCCACGGAGTCGTTGACGTTCACACCCAAGAAGGCAACCTGGTCGCCGACCGACTGGAACACGCGCTCCAGATCGGGCATCTCCTCGACACAGGGAACGCACCACGAACCCCAGAAGTTCACGACCAACGGCTGACCGCGATAGTCCGTCAGGCGGACCTCCTCGTCCGAACCCAGCCGGGGGAGGGCCAGGTCGGGCGCATCCTCAGCGAGCGTGAGCTCTCCCGGTCCGGGTTCCCCTTCGTCCCCGTCGTCGTCCGTGAGGCGGCTGGCGACGAAGCCCGCGACCAGCGCTGCGACCAGCGCGATGACGGCGCACGTCGCCAAGGTTCTTCCATCCAATGTGCGACGAGGAGGCGTC harbors:
- a CDS encoding TlpA disulfide reductase family protein — protein: MADGDDSPDPEDDAPNDEARDDATDHPRATPPRRTLDGRTLATCAVIALVAALVAGFVASRLTDDDGDEGEPGPGELTLAEDAPDLALPRLGSDEEVRLTDYRGQPLVVNFWGSWCVPCVEEMPDLERVFQSVGDQVAFLGVNVNDSVEAATRMVARTGVTYDLAQDVDGALGRALEVTTFPTTFLIDADGTIVDVSRREISAERLCEKINQSLLNQSLEECG